One Salmo salar unplaced genomic scaffold, Ssal_v3.1, whole genome shotgun sequence DNA segment encodes these proteins:
- the LOC106598505 gene encoding NACHT, LRR and PYD domains-containing protein 3: MSLSGEREEETTASKMSLSGEREEETTASKMSLSGEREEETTVSKMSLSGEREETSASKMTQDTSSKSVQKPRAESPTTSLLSMKSDQPPAFSQEPLPDDNKEVESLDSEDVLKITYNLLVSRSQTLLTVQQDIKAKLKHKYQHISEGIGHHGNQTLLKDIYTELYITEGGSGGLNNEHEVRQIEMASKKQTTQETPIKCNDIFKPLPGQDKPIRTVLTKGIAGIGKTVSVQKVLLDWAEGKANQDVHFMFPLPFRDLNLKKDQYSLMQLLSHYFPELKEIDSIEDGETKTVFIFDGLDECRLPLDFKNDEKCCDVMKPTSVDVLLTNLIKGNLLPSALLWITSRPAAANQIPPECVDQVTEVRGFNDPQKEEYFRKKITDQNLANDIIKNMKTSRSLHIMCHIPVFCWISATVLEMILKEAEKDEVPKTLTQVYSHFILIQIIVKNRKYNKATETNPKELSQSDKEMILKLAKLAFQQLQKGNLIFYEEDLRECGLDVTEASEYSALCTEIFKEESGLDQEKVYSFVHLSIQEFLAAVHALESCLDKKENVFSPTSDEEKESIRLSDLHRRAVDEALKSENGHLDLFLRFLLGLSLESNQNLLRGLLTQTGSTTQSNKKTVERTVRYLSDKIDKESSPERIINLFHCLNELGANSLVEDMQTSLRSGTLSETRLKPDQCSALVYLLLMSEEVLEEFDLKTYNTSEEGYQRLLPVVKTCKRALLNGCKVTYKSCETLASALQTPNSPLRELDLSYNDLGDRGVELLCVGLTSPLCNIQTLVLGQCGLTEGCCSVLASVLSSPNSQLKQLELRDNDLQDSGVTLLSAGLEDPDCKLHTLGLSGCLVTEEGCAALSSALRSNPSHLKELDLSYNHPGDSAGGLLSAALVDPTYKLMKLNVDHGGECRLKSGLKKYACHLTLDPNTANPNLILSEGNRKVTCVVEDQHYEDHPDRFDCSPQVLCREGLSGCRYYWEVERDGSMADIGVVYKGMKRNGWEDDSKIGGNRKSWSLVCSHCGYHFNHPGVSRSISGPDSNRVGVYLDWPAGTLSFYSVSSSGTLTHLYTEHTTFTEPLYPGFGVSFFSETSVTLCQIDDQHIQR, translated from the exons ATGAGTctttctggggagagagaggaggagaccactgcctctaaaatgagcctctctggggagagagaggaggagaccactgcctctaaaatgagcctctctggggagagagaggaggagaccactgtctctaaaatgagtctctctggggaaagagaggagacctCTGCCTCCAAAATGACTCAAGACACCAGTTCTAAGAG TGTCCAGAAGCCCAGAGCAGAGTCACCTACAACCAGCCTGCTATCAATGAAGAGTGATCAGCCACCTGCTTTCAGCCAGGAACCATTACCAGATGACAATAAGGAAGTGGAGAGTTTGGACAGTGAGGATGTATTAAAGATCACATACAACCTTCTGGTCAGCAGAA GTCAAACTCTGCTGACAGTCCAACAAGACATTAAGGCTAAACTGAAACACAAGTATCAACACATATCTGAAGGAATTGGACACCATGGAAACCAAACTCTGTTAAAGgacatctacacagagctctacatcacagagggtggaagtggagggctcaataatgaacatgaggttAGACAGATAGAGATGGCATCCAAGAAACAAACCACACAAGAGACACCAATCAAATGCAACGACATCTTCAAGCCTTTACCTGGACAAGACAAacctatcagaactgtgctgacaaaaggaatcgctggcattggaaaaacagtctctgtgcagaaggtcCTCCTTGACTGGGCAgagggaaaagcaaatcaggacgtTCATTTCATGTTTCCTCTTCCTTTCCGTGATCTGAACCTGAAAAAGGACCAATACAGTCTGATGCAACTTCTTTCCCACTACTTCCCAGAGCTGAAAGAGATTGACAGCATTGAAGATGGTGAAACCAAAACTGTTTTCatttttgatggtctggatgagtgtcgaCTTCCTCTAGACTTCAAAAACGATGAGAAGTGCTGTGATGTCATGAAGCCAACCTCAGTGGACGTGCTGCTGACAAACCTCATCAAggggaatctgcttccctctgctctcctctggataacctcaaggcctgcagcagccaatcagatccctcctgagtgtgttgaccaggtgacagaggtacgagggttcaatgatccacagaaggaggagtacttcaggaagaaaATCACAGATCAGAATCTGGCCAATGATATCATCAAAAACatgaagacatcaaggagcctccacatcatgtgccacataccagtcttctgttggatatcAGCCACTGTCCTTGAGATGATACTGAAAGAGGCAGAGAAGGATGAAGTCCCCAAAACTCTGACACAGGTGTACTCACACTTCATTCTCATCCAAATCATTGTGAAGAACAGGAAGTACAACAAAGCCACAGAAACAAACCCAAAGGAACTGTCTCAGTCAGACAAAGAGATGATCCTGAAACTGGCCAAGCTGGCTTTCCAACAGCTGCAGAAGGGCAACCTGATCTTCTATGAGGAGGACCTGAGAGAGTGTGGCCTTGATGTCACAGAGGCATCAGAGTACTCAGCATTGTGTACAGAGATCTTTAAAGAAGAATCTGGGCTGGACCAAGAGAAGGTCTACAGCtttgtgcatctgagcattcaggagtttctagcAGCAGTGCATGCTTTAGAATCATGTCTGgacaagaaggaaaatgttttctcccccacTAGTGATGAAGAGAAGGAGTCAATCCGGTTGTCTGACTTACACAGGAGAGCAGTGGACGAGGCCTTGAAGAGTGAGAATGgacacctggacctgttcctccgcttccttctgggtctctcactggagtccaatcagaatctGTTACGAGGCCTTCTGACACAGACAGGAAGTACAACACAGAGCAATAAGAAAACAGTGGAGAGAACAGTCAGGTACCTTTCAGACAAGATCGACAAGGAATCCTCACCAGAAAGGATCATCAacttgttccactgtctgaatgaacttggTGCCAACTCTCTAGTTGAAGACATGCAGACCTCCCTGCGATCAGGAACTCTTTCAGAAACAAGACTAAAACCTGACCAATGTTCAGCCCTGGTCTACCTGTTACTGATGTCAgaggaggtgctggaggagtttgacctgaagacatacaacacatcagaGGAAGGTTATCAGAGGTTGCTGCCGGTAGTGAAAACCTGCAAGAGAgcact ACTGAATGGCTGTAAAGTCACATATAAATCCTGTGAGActctggcctcagctctgcagacaccaaactcccccctgagagaactggacctcagctacaatgacctgggagacagaggagtggagctgctctgtgtTGGACTAACCAGTCCACTCTGCAACATACAGACACTAGT TCTAGGTCAGTGTGGTCTGACAGAGGGTTGCTGTTCAGTTCTGGCCTCAGTCCTGAGTTCACCCAACTCACAACTGAAACAACTGGAGCTGAGAGACAATGACCTGCAGGACTCAggagttacactgctgtctgctggactggaggatccagactgtaaactacacacactggg gctgtctggctgtctggtcacagaggagggctgtgcagctctgtcttcagctctgaggtcaaacccctcccacctgaaagagctggacctgagctacaatcacccaggagactctgcAGGGGGACTGCTTTCAGCTGCTCTGGTGGATCCCACATATAAACTGATGAAGCTGAA TGTGGATCATGGTGGAGAGTGCAGGCTGAAATCAGGGCTGAAGAAAT ATGCCTGTCATCTCACCCTGGACCCAAATACAGCAAACCCAAACCTGATACTGTctgaggggaacaggaaggtGACATGTGTGGTGGAGGATCAGCATTATgaagaccatccagacagatttgaCTGTAGTCCCCAAGTTCTCTGCAGAGAAGGCTTATCTGGATGTCGttattactgggaggtggagagggatggTAGCATGGCTGACATTGGTGTGGTGTACAAAGGAATGAAGAGGAATGGATGGGAGGACGACAGTAAGATTGGAGGCAATAGGAAGTCCTGGAGTTTAGTCTGCTCTCACTGTGGTTATCACTTTAACCATCCTGGAGTCAGTAGATCCATCTCTGGTCCTGATTCTAACAGAgttggagtgtatctggactggccagctggTACTTTGTCCTTCTATAGTGTGTCCTCCTCTGGTACACTGACACACCTttacacagaacacaccacatTTACTgaacccctctatcctgggtttgggGTTTCCTTCTTCTCAGAGACCTCAGTGACCCTGTGTCAGATAGATGACCAACACATTCAGAGGTGA